A genomic stretch from Hydrogenimonas urashimensis includes:
- the rsmD gene encoding 16S rRNA (guanine(966)-N(2))-methyltransferase RsmD, with the protein MKPKSSPMTTKIIGGKYRGKKIVLPDKSVTRSSKARLRESLFNTLQFDLIDRNFIEMFGGSGSVGLEAISRGAKRAWFIERDRDSYRTLRNNCGSLDPKRCELLLGDAFEELPRILEKLKERGEKAYLYIDPPFSIREGYEEIYDNVLATIARIDPAVICMIIVEHMTKAEFPDTIGPFKRVKFKKFGKSALSYYTAA; encoded by the coding sequence ATGAAACCAAAAAGTAGCCCGATGACGACCAAAATCATTGGTGGGAAATACCGGGGCAAGAAGATAGTTCTGCCCGACAAGAGTGTCACACGCAGCTCAAAAGCGAGACTTCGCGAGTCTCTTTTCAACACGCTGCAGTTCGACCTGATCGACAGAAATTTCATCGAAATGTTCGGCGGAAGCGGTTCAGTTGGCCTTGAAGCGATCAGCAGGGGAGCGAAGCGGGCGTGGTTCATCGAGCGGGACCGCGACTCCTACAGAACGCTTCGGAACAATTGCGGATCGCTCGATCCCAAGCGATGCGAGCTTCTGTTGGGAGACGCTTTTGAAGAACTGCCCCGGATTCTGGAAAAGCTGAAGGAGAGGGGCGAGAAAGCCTATCTCTACATCGACCCGCCATTCTCCATACGCGAAGGGTACGAAGAGATCTACGACAACGTGCTCGCGACGATCGCCCGTATCGATCCGGCGGTTATTTGCATGATCATCGTGGAACACATGACAAAAGCCGAGTTTCCCGACACGATAGGGCCCTTCAAACGGGTGAAATTCAAAAAATTCGGCAAAAGCGCACTGAGTTACTACACCGCGGCGTAA
- a CDS encoding flagellar basal body P-ring protein FlgI, with product MRRAAFLIVLLPLFLHAAKIKEICNVIGVRDNQLIGYGLVVGLNKTGDGTTSKFTLQTIANMLQSMNVKLDPKDIKSKNVAAVMVTATLPPFARQGDRIDVVVSSMGDAKSIEGGTLLMTPLKGVDGRIYALAQGSVTIGGRNGRGAGTLNHATAGRIPGGALVEQEVAFDLYSQKQATLSLKEANFKNAIAIQKMLNRYYKQRVAVAIDARTIRLKKPETMSMIEFLAEAQELSIDYSVKPRIVIDERTGTIVSGVDIEVEPVMITHGDIVVKIERQKRLPAIKKGSDAVNIGRNTQIQPGNNAVVTRPGATTVANIARSLKKLGATPKDIISILEAMKNAGAIHADLQII from the coding sequence TTGAGACGGGCAGCATTTCTGATCGTACTTTTGCCTCTTTTTCTCCATGCCGCGAAAATAAAAGAGATTTGCAACGTCATCGGCGTTCGGGACAACCAGCTCATCGGATACGGGCTGGTCGTCGGCCTCAACAAGACTGGAGACGGCACCACTTCCAAATTCACCCTGCAGACCATCGCCAACATGCTGCAGTCGATGAATGTGAAACTCGATCCCAAAGATATCAAATCGAAAAATGTGGCCGCTGTCATGGTCACCGCGACACTTCCTCCTTTCGCCCGGCAGGGAGACCGCATCGACGTGGTCGTCTCCTCGATGGGGGACGCCAAATCGATTGAGGGCGGGACACTTTTGATGACACCGCTCAAAGGGGTCGACGGGCGCATCTATGCACTGGCCCAGGGTTCCGTGACGATCGGAGGGAGAAACGGCAGAGGCGCGGGAACGCTCAACCACGCGACCGCCGGCCGCATTCCGGGAGGCGCCCTGGTGGAACAGGAGGTCGCATTCGATCTCTACTCGCAAAAACAGGCGACGCTCAGCCTCAAAGAGGCGAACTTCAAAAACGCCATCGCGATTCAGAAGATGCTCAACCGCTACTATAAACAGAGAGTGGCAGTGGCCATCGATGCCAGAACCATCCGGCTCAAAAAACCGGAAACGATGAGTATGATCGAGTTTCTCGCCGAGGCGCAGGAGTTGTCAATCGATTACAGTGTCAAACCCCGCATTGTCATCGATGAAAGGACAGGGACCATCGTGTCCGGCGTGGATATCGAAGTTGAGCCTGTCATGATTACACACGGTGACATCGTTGTCAAAATCGAACGACAGAAGCGACTTCCGGCGATCAAAAAAGGATCGGATGCCGTCAATATCGGACGCAATACACAGATACAGCCCGGGAACAACGCGGTCGTGACACGCCCGGGTGCGACGACCGTCGCAAATATCGCCCGGTCGCTGAAAAAACTGGGTGCGACACCCAAAGACATCATTTCGATTCTCGAAGCGATGAAAAATGCGGGGGCGATTCACGCCGACCTGCAGATCATTTAA
- a CDS encoding rod-binding protein: MQIRIPEFSGVEPGVPSLNAKPNERVRLKEQTDAFEAIILKMLLDKSIQGNDPLLPKDPGREIYQSMMNGERSKQLSGAFGYSELLFNYLVEKRA; encoded by the coding sequence ATGCAGATTCGGATTCCAGAATTCAGCGGGGTCGAACCCGGGGTTCCTTCACTCAATGCAAAACCGAACGAGAGGGTGAGACTCAAAGAGCAGACCGATGCGTTTGAGGCGATCATACTGAAAATGCTTCTTGACAAATCAATACAGGGAAACGATCCGCTTCTTCCCAAAGATCCGGGCCGGGAGATCTACCAGTCGATGATGAACGGGGAGCGAAGCAAGCAGCTCAGCGGGGCTTTCGGGTACAGTGAACTTTTGTTTAACTATTTGGTTGAAAAACGGGCTTAA
- a CDS encoding flagellar biosynthesis anti-sigma factor FlgM, which yields MIRNVGAQNSGTIINDMRKNDVQNAQNIEKQTVEKQSRVDELKKQIANGEYQIDLKATATKMAQELKPDL from the coding sequence ATGATTCGCAACGTAGGTGCCCAAAACAGCGGGACGATAATCAACGATATGAGGAAGAACGACGTGCAAAACGCACAGAATATCGAAAAACAGACAGTGGAAAAACAGAGCAGGGTCGATGAGTTGAAAAAACAGATCGCCAATGGAGAGTACCAGATCGATCTGAAAGCCACCGCAACGAAAATGGCTCAGGAGCTCAAACCCGATCTCTAA
- the flgK gene encoding flagellar hook-associated protein FlgK, producing the protein MASIFNALNIGYSGLKTSQIAIDTTGHNIANAQNPDYTRQRVVISPNTPLHTTPGDIGLGAKITEIVRIHDEFVYKRLKDASTDNEYSQFRKETMDEVSTYFPEIDKNGIYNGMQEYFNAWNDFSKNTDDTALKTNLAQQTRTFTSTIRQTREQIATLQNSLDEQLQTAVDEINRLGRQIADINIRINTDEAGGDHANDLRDQRDKLELALSKLVDIAVSKGDLQPDATVDRHRIESGDAYHLSIGGSSFVDGSTFHPLVIDEKEGGGFKQVYYQRQDYEKFDITGYLHGGKVGAILSLRDGDLQNVMDELDSYASSMAMFTNNLYAAHATTAMRGDAEIEEDQTVQNSELPIREGSFYVKVYDIDGNEVAKREIVVTKEKTFGEIAGFINANIDDNGDNVTSNDVDDFLDASAKNGRFTIDVKQEVQGLGYTFAIEEADKEAPTLFAGALGLERFFDGRSAADIRLNKALDENPTRIGGNGAPVAGDNRVANSMIELQYDKIDFYMPADSGNLYTSDTLSGFFRMSATNVADTTASAHASAETSEALLNAVVDEFDSISKVDMDEELTNLMKYQTGYSASAKVITTIDQMIQTLLNIKQ; encoded by the coding sequence GTGGCTTCGATCTTCAATGCCCTGAATATCGGCTACAGCGGGCTGAAGACTTCCCAGATCGCGATAGATACGACCGGTCACAATATCGCCAACGCCCAGAATCCCGACTACACGCGCCAGCGTGTCGTCATCTCCCCCAATACGCCTCTTCATACCACGCCCGGCGATATCGGGCTCGGCGCGAAAATCACGGAGATCGTACGGATTCACGACGAATTTGTCTACAAGCGACTCAAGGACGCTTCCACTGACAACGAATACAGCCAGTTCAGAAAAGAGACGATGGACGAGGTCTCGACCTACTTTCCCGAGATCGACAAGAACGGCATCTACAACGGGATGCAGGAGTATTTCAACGCCTGGAACGATTTTTCGAAAAATACCGACGACACCGCACTGAAAACCAACCTCGCCCAGCAGACCCGCACCTTTACCTCGACAATCCGCCAGACCCGTGAACAGATAGCGACACTTCAGAACTCCCTCGACGAGCAGCTTCAAACGGCGGTGGACGAAATCAACAGACTCGGCAGACAGATCGCCGATATCAACATACGCATCAACACGGACGAGGCGGGCGGCGATCATGCCAACGATCTGCGGGACCAGCGGGACAAACTCGAGCTTGCCCTTAGCAAGCTGGTCGATATCGCCGTCTCCAAAGGCGATCTTCAGCCCGATGCCACGGTCGACAGGCATCGAATCGAATCGGGTGACGCCTACCACCTGAGTATCGGCGGCTCTTCCTTCGTCGACGGTTCCACCTTTCACCCTCTTGTCATCGACGAAAAAGAGGGAGGTGGTTTCAAGCAGGTCTATTACCAGCGCCAGGATTATGAGAAATTCGATATCACCGGCTATCTCCATGGCGGAAAAGTGGGAGCGATTCTCTCCCTCAGGGACGGAGATCTTCAAAATGTGATGGATGAGCTCGACAGTTACGCTTCCTCGATGGCCATGTTTACCAACAATCTCTATGCCGCCCATGCGACAACGGCGATGCGCGGCGACGCCGAGATCGAAGAGGATCAGACGGTTCAAAACTCCGAACTGCCGATTCGCGAGGGAAGCTTCTATGTCAAAGTCTACGACATCGACGGCAATGAAGTGGCAAAAAGAGAGATCGTTGTCACGAAAGAGAAGACGTTTGGCGAAATAGCGGGCTTCATCAATGCCAACATCGACGACAACGGCGACAATGTAACCAGCAACGATGTGGACGATTTTCTGGACGCATCCGCTAAAAATGGCAGATTCACTATCGATGTGAAACAGGAGGTGCAGGGCCTGGGTTACACATTCGCCATCGAAGAGGCCGATAAAGAGGCTCCGACACTTTTTGCCGGTGCTCTCGGACTCGAACGCTTTTTCGACGGCAGGAGCGCCGCCGACATACGGCTCAACAAGGCCCTGGACGAGAATCCTACCCGTATCGGCGGAAACGGTGCCCCCGTCGCGGGCGACAACCGTGTCGCCAACAGCATGATCGAATTGCAATACGACAAGATCGATTTCTACATGCCTGCAGACTCCGGCAATCTCTACACGTCCGATACGCTGAGCGGTTTTTTCCGAATGAGCGCGACGAACGTCGCCGATACGACCGCGTCGGCTCACGCCTCGGCGGAGACCTCGGAAGCACTGCTCAATGCCGTGGTCGATGAATTCGACAGCATCAGCAAGGTCGATATGGACGAGGAACTGACCAATCTCATGAAGTATCAGACAGGGTACAGTGCCAGTGCGAAGGTCATCACGACGATCGACCAGATGATTCAGACACTTCTTAACATAAAACAGTAA
- a CDS encoding ABC transporter permease — MKCPCISVAILVALFLFAFAGPFFYTASPYALHPESLLLPPSGAYPLGTDRLGRDLLARLMQGGQVSLLIGVGSALIASTIGLMVGITAGFFRGKVDRTFVVVVDLFLTFPTFFLLLALVSYIEASVWVLIFVISVTGWMTMARMIRAESFAIGEKPFIKILKIARVPTSRIIVKYFAPLLAPIFFVSFTFGVGGAILSESALSFLGLGISPPQMSWGSLISEGKEVMEIAWWISFFPGLMIFLVTFSLMQISDYLQTRTNRKEIIGS, encoded by the coding sequence ATGAAATGTCCATGCATCAGTGTGGCCATACTGGTCGCACTTTTTCTCTTTGCTTTCGCCGGTCCGTTTTTTTATACGGCCAGTCCTTACGCTCTGCATCCCGAATCGCTCCTTCTTCCCCCTTCCGGTGCCTATCCGCTGGGAACAGACAGACTGGGCCGGGATCTTCTGGCGCGGTTGATGCAAGGCGGACAGGTCTCCCTTCTTATCGGTGTCGGCAGCGCTCTCATTGCGTCGACGATCGGTCTGATGGTGGGCATAACCGCCGGTTTTTTCCGGGGAAAAGTGGACAGAACGTTCGTCGTGGTTGTCGATCTTTTTCTGACATTCCCCACCTTTTTTCTTCTGTTGGCACTTGTTAGTTACATCGAAGCTTCCGTCTGGGTTCTCATTTTCGTCATTTCCGTGACAGGGTGGATGACGATGGCCCGGATGATTCGGGCCGAGAGCTTCGCCATCGGAGAAAAACCCTTCATCAAGATACTCAAAATCGCCCGGGTCCCGACATCCCGGATCATCGTCAAATATTTCGCTCCGCTGCTGGCACCCATATTTTTCGTCAGCTTCACGTTCGGCGTGGGCGGGGCGATTCTGAGCGAAAGCGCCCTTAGCTTTCTGGGGCTCGGCATAAGCCCGCCGCAAATGAGCTGGGGCAGCCTGATCAGCGAAGGGAAGGAAGTGATGGAGATCGCCTGGTGGATCAGCTTCTTCCCGGGGTTGATGATCTTTCTGGTCACTTTCTCGCTGATGCAGATTTCCGACTATCTGCAGACCCGGACAAACCGAAAAGAGATCATAGGAAGTTAA
- the kdsB gene encoding 3-deoxy-manno-octulosonate cytidylyltransferase, whose product MIIIPARIASSRFPKKVLAEIDGVPMVVATARAVRSVDDVAVATDSGEVARVCEEYGIRAVMTSGEHQSGTDRINEAATRLGLDAGEIVINVQADEPFIEPDVVRTLEQLVKKHRNEAQTMICSLYKTVSKEEAKDPNLVKVVTDECGYALYFSRSPIPFDRDGTLESYKGHLGLYGFTRKMLEKFCTLPHAPLEHIEKLEQLRALSHGYDIAMAEAKTQSFGIDTPEDLERALARRNAPGL is encoded by the coding sequence ATGATTATCATACCCGCCCGTATCGCCTCCTCCCGCTTTCCGAAAAAGGTTCTCGCCGAAATCGACGGTGTGCCGATGGTCGTCGCCACGGCCCGAGCGGTCCGAAGTGTCGACGATGTGGCGGTCGCCACCGACAGCGGCGAAGTCGCCCGAGTGTGCGAAGAATACGGCATCCGGGCTGTCATGACGAGCGGCGAGCACCAAAGCGGCACCGACCGCATCAACGAAGCGGCGACGCGTCTTGGGCTTGATGCAGGCGAAATCGTCATCAATGTGCAGGCGGACGAGCCTTTCATCGAACCCGATGTCGTCCGGACACTGGAACAGCTTGTCAAAAAACATCGCAACGAGGCGCAGACGATGATATGCTCTCTTTACAAAACCGTCTCCAAAGAGGAGGCAAAAGATCCCAATCTCGTCAAAGTGGTGACAGACGAGTGCGGATACGCCCTCTACTTCTCCAGAAGCCCCATCCCCTTCGACCGGGATGGGACCCTCGAGAGCTACAAAGGGCATTTGGGACTTTACGGTTTCACCAGGAAGATGCTCGAAAAATTCTGCACGCTTCCCCACGCCCCCCTGGAACATATCGAGAAACTGGAGCAGCTGCGGGCTCTCTCGCACGGCTACGATATCGCCATGGCGGAAGCAAAAACGCAGAGTTTCGGCATCGACACGCCGGAAGATCTCGAAAGAGCGCTCGCGCGCCGGAACGCGCCAGGCCTGTAA
- a CDS encoding tRNA1(Val) (adenine(37)-N6)-methyltransferase, with amino-acid sequence MLFYQPEEGYRFNSDSMFLYDFISSFAPRGKVLDVGCGVGVIGLLLARDFPIELTMVEKQEMMAKLAEKNINANRVEAELVRSDFLDFDSKKRFDLIVSNPPFYHPKVIRSDDEHMQICRYNDHLPIEPFFGKVKSLLAPRGRFIFCYDARQVGALFARLADVGLRVEDVRFVHPKKERPAKLVLIHARNNSKGLCRVWPPFIVFEGDAYGEEAEKIFKKARTHTLKCLI; translated from the coding sequence GTGCTTTTCTATCAACCGGAAGAGGGATACCGCTTCAACAGCGATTCCATGTTTCTCTACGATTTCATCTCCTCCTTTGCTCCCCGGGGGAAGGTACTGGATGTCGGGTGCGGGGTCGGCGTGATCGGCCTTTTGCTCGCGCGGGATTTTCCCATCGAACTGACGATGGTGGAAAAGCAGGAGATGATGGCGAAGCTGGCCGAAAAGAATATAAATGCCAATCGCGTCGAAGCCGAACTCGTGCGAAGCGACTTTCTCGACTTCGATTCAAAGAAACGGTTCGATCTCATCGTTTCCAATCCGCCGTTCTACCATCCCAAGGTGATTCGAAGCGACGATGAACATATGCAAATCTGCCGGTACAACGACCATCTGCCCATCGAACCTTTTTTCGGGAAAGTGAAATCCCTCCTGGCACCGCGGGGCCGTTTTATATTCTGCTACGACGCGAGACAGGTGGGTGCGCTTTTCGCCCGGCTGGCGGATGTGGGGCTGAGGGTCGAAGATGTGCGGTTCGTCCATCCCAAAAAGGAGAGACCGGCGAAACTGGTGCTGATACACGCCCGCAACAACTCCAAAGGGCTCTGCCGGGTTTGGCCCCCCTTTATCGTCTTCGAAGGGGATGCCTATGGCGAAGAGGCGGAAAAGATATTCAAAAAAGCAAGGACACATACGTTAAAATGTCTGATTTGA
- a CDS encoding YkgJ family cysteine cluster protein: MSDLITKEGYDFAFDPKACETCAGNCCIGESGHIWVRVQKIPEMAAFLNVEPDTFIQRYLEKVGYRFSIKEKVVVEGEYDCIFYDREKRRCEIYPVRPVQCRTYPFWEHFKENEEELKRECPGICPRS; the protein is encoded by the coding sequence ATGTCTGATTTGATAACGAAAGAGGGGTACGATTTCGCTTTCGATCCGAAGGCGTGCGAAACCTGTGCCGGCAACTGCTGCATCGGAGAGAGCGGCCATATATGGGTGCGTGTGCAGAAGATTCCCGAAATGGCCGCCTTCTTGAATGTGGAACCGGATACATTCATTCAGCGCTATCTGGAAAAAGTAGGGTATCGTTTCAGTATCAAGGAAAAAGTGGTTGTCGAAGGAGAGTACGACTGTATCTTTTACGACAGAGAAAAACGCCGATGCGAGATCTATCCGGTTCGTCCGGTCCAGTGCCGCACCTATCCCTTCTGGGAGCATTTCAAAGAAAACGAAGAGGAATTGAAACGAGAATGTCCAGGTATCTGTCCGCGTTCGTAA
- a CDS encoding tetratricopeptide repeat protein — protein MSRYLSAFVILLFLFAGCSQKSPHPPKEPKQQYRAFDYEYDYIIHALYYKEHGDYGRAYLLFDELYKKTGNPDYKIESIKLLIAGKRYEDAQRELSQLMKKFPENVTLYRLYTVTELRLNKADEALKSAQKAVELEPENLQNIDMLASIYLIKGMYQQAYDVYDRYYATHHDDTTVVKMASILYHQFKKPQDAIRLLETHSKMIGCSENVCLFLAELYRQNNDLENLADVYARMYDVTKTAEYARKAAEIYAYKKEFDKAEKLLIASKADDKLLLAIYKHTRAYDKASALAERLYEQTLDPLWLAEYSILIYEGSPKKDDPKLLKKVIRSLSRAFKEGVDDPLYYNYLGYLLIDHNIDVKWGIELVQKALKAEPDSAFYIDSLAWGHYKLGQCKKAYEEMKKVIEKLGLKDEEIKAHWKKIEKCRSRKK, from the coding sequence ATGTCCAGGTATCTGTCCGCGTTCGTAATACTGCTTTTTCTGTTTGCCGGATGTTCGCAGAAATCCCCGCATCCCCCAAAAGAGCCCAAGCAGCAGTACCGAGCGTTCGATTACGAGTACGACTACATCATCCATGCGCTCTACTACAAAGAGCATGGCGATTACGGCAGAGCCTACCTGCTTTTCGACGAACTCTACAAAAAGACCGGCAATCCGGATTACAAGATAGAATCGATCAAACTTCTGATCGCCGGAAAAAGGTACGAGGATGCGCAAAGAGAGCTCTCGCAACTGATGAAGAAGTTTCCGGAAAATGTGACGCTCTATCGGCTCTACACGGTGACGGAGCTGCGTCTCAACAAGGCCGACGAAGCCCTCAAAAGCGCCCAAAAAGCGGTGGAACTCGAACCCGAAAACCTCCAGAATATCGACATGTTGGCCTCGATCTACCTGATCAAGGGCATGTACCAACAAGCTTACGATGTCTACGACAGATACTATGCCACGCATCACGACGATACGACCGTCGTGAAGATGGCTTCCATCCTCTACCACCAGTTCAAGAAACCGCAGGACGCGATACGTCTGTTGGAGACCCACAGCAAGATGATAGGCTGTTCGGAAAACGTCTGCCTCTTTCTGGCGGAGCTCTATCGCCAGAACAACGATCTGGAAAACCTGGCCGACGTCTATGCCCGGATGTACGATGTGACGAAAACGGCGGAGTATGCCCGCAAGGCGGCGGAAATCTACGCCTACAAAAAAGAGTTCGACAAAGCGGAAAAACTGCTCATTGCGTCGAAAGCGGACGACAAGCTGCTGCTGGCCATCTACAAGCATACCCGCGCCTACGACAAGGCCTCGGCGCTGGCCGAGCGTCTCTATGAGCAGACGCTCGATCCGCTCTGGCTTGCCGAATACAGTATCCTCATCTACGAAGGCTCCCCGAAAAAGGACGATCCGAAACTTCTGAAAAAGGTTATCCGCAGCCTCTCCAGGGCTTTCAAGGAGGGGGTGGACGACCCGCTTTACTACAACTACCTCGGCTATCTGCTTATCGATCACAACATCGATGTAAAATGGGGTATCGAACTGGTCCAAAAAGCGTTGAAAGCCGAACCCGATTCCGCCTTCTATATCGATTCACTCGCCTGGGGACACTACAAGCTGGGTCAATGCAAAAAAGCCTATGAAGAGATGAAAAAAGTGATAGAGAAACTTGGGCTCAAAGATGAAGAGATCAAAGCCCACTGGAAAAAAATAGAAAAATGCAGGAGTCGTAAAAAGTGA
- the trpC gene encoding indole-3-glycerol phosphate synthase TrpC: MILDEIIARTKADLKKKKKEFPMEWLGRSLAYNPYPPRDVHKVLKSTPDNPYRIIAEVKKASPSKGVIREDFDPLLIGKAYEEGGADALSVLTEPHYFQGDVEYLTMLRRYVPMPLLRKDFIIDRYQLVEALVYGADFVLLIAKALSRKELKNLLEYTWHLGMEALVEIHDRKDLVKAIFAGANIIGINHRNLETFEMDMTLSERLIPLIPNSKIIVAESGIHDHEQVKHLHEVGADAFLVGEHFMRQKDIAGALRKLKYGSDNKKG; the protein is encoded by the coding sequence GTGATACTCGATGAAATCATAGCCCGTACGAAAGCCGATCTTAAGAAGAAGAAAAAAGAGTTTCCGATGGAGTGGCTGGGACGCTCCCTCGCCTACAATCCCTATCCGCCGCGGGATGTGCACAAAGTTCTCAAGTCGACACCCGACAACCCCTACCGCATCATTGCGGAAGTGAAAAAAGCGAGCCCCTCAAAAGGGGTAATCCGGGAGGATTTCGATCCGCTTCTGATCGGCAAAGCGTACGAAGAGGGCGGGGCGGATGCGCTTTCGGTCCTGACGGAGCCGCACTATTTCCAGGGGGATGTGGAGTACCTGACGATGCTGCGCCGCTATGTTCCGATGCCGCTGCTTCGCAAAGATTTCATCATCGACAGGTATCAGCTCGTCGAGGCGCTTGTCTACGGCGCCGATTTCGTTCTGCTCATCGCCAAGGCACTGAGCCGAAAAGAGCTGAAAAATCTGCTGGAGTACACCTGGCACCTCGGAATGGAGGCCTTGGTCGAGATACATGACAGGAAGGACCTCGTCAAAGCGATTTTCGCCGGGGCCAACATCATCGGCATCAACCACCGAAATCTCGAAACATTCGAGATGGACATGACTCTGAGCGAAAGACTCATACCGCTTATTCCCAACTCCAAAATCATCGTCGCCGAAAGCGGTATCCACGACCACGAACAGGTCAAACATCTTCACGAAGTGGGTGCCGATGCCTTCCTTGTCGGCGAACACTTCATGCGCCAGAAAGATATCGCCGGTGCGCTGCGCAAACTCAAATACGGCAGTGACAACAAGAAAGGGTAG
- a CDS encoding phosphoribosyltransferase, with amino-acid sequence MFKDRVEAGEKLAEAVAAKGPFENPIVLALPRGGVPVAYEVARRIKAPLDVIIVRKLGAPFNEEFAIGALVEGNPERVLLNEEAVYRLGVDKSYLDQVVAREREELHRRQKLYRGSQNPLEHLEGKSVILIDDGIATGYTMKAALAAIREQNPATIVVAVPVAPQDTLPEMERLADRVVVLETPEPFWAVGAHYERFDQTSDEEVIDLLEKAKSELGEEEK; translated from the coding sequence ATGTTCAAAGACAGAGTCGAAGCGGGTGAGAAACTCGCGGAAGCCGTCGCAGCGAAAGGCCCATTCGAAAATCCCATCGTCCTGGCGCTGCCAAGAGGCGGCGTTCCTGTCGCCTACGAAGTCGCCAGGCGTATCAAAGCTCCCCTCGATGTCATCATCGTCCGGAAGCTGGGGGCCCCTTTCAACGAGGAGTTCGCCATCGGCGCCCTGGTGGAGGGCAATCCCGAGCGTGTCCTTTTGAACGAGGAAGCGGTCTATCGGCTTGGAGTCGACAAATCCTATCTCGACCAGGTGGTCGCCCGGGAGCGCGAGGAGCTCCATCGCCGGCAAAAGCTCTATCGCGGGTCGCAGAACCCACTCGAACACCTGGAAGGCAAAAGCGTTATTCTGATCGACGACGGTATCGCGACCGGTTATACGATGAAAGCGGCACTGGCTGCGATTCGTGAGCAAAATCCGGCCACCATCGTCGTTGCCGTTCCCGTGGCCCCGCAGGATACGCTTCCTGAGATGGAACGCCTGGCCGATCGTGTGGTCGTACTGGAGACGCCCGAGCCGTTTTGGGCTGTCGGTGCCCATTACGAGCGGTTCGACCAAACCAGTGACGAAGAGGTGATCGACCTGCTCGAAAAGGCGAAATCGGAATTGGGCGAGGAAGAAAAGTAA
- a CDS encoding GatB/YqeY domain-containing protein, with translation MSELKERLKTDLKTAMKEKDTFKRDVIRFVMSAIKQIEVDERKELSDSDIEAILVKQIKQRNDAIEQFREGGREDLVEKNEKELEILRSYLPEPMSEDEVREILKQIIEETGASGMKDMGKVMGEAKAKIGSRAEGRVINQIAKELLNA, from the coding sequence ATGAGCGAACTCAAAGAGAGACTGAAAACCGACTTAAAGACGGCGATGAAAGAGAAAGATACCTTCAAACGCGATGTCATCCGATTTGTCATGAGCGCCATCAAACAGATCGAAGTGGACGAGCGCAAAGAGCTGAGCGATTCCGACATCGAAGCGATCCTCGTCAAACAGATCAAACAGCGCAACGACGCCATCGAACAGTTCAGGGAAGGAGGGCGTGAGGATCTCGTGGAAAAAAACGAGAAAGAGCTCGAAATTCTTCGAAGCTACCTTCCCGAGCCCATGAGCGAGGATGAAGTGCGAGAAATCCTCAAACAGATCATCGAAGAGACGGGTGCGTCGGGAATGAAGGATATGGGCAAGGTGATGGGCGAAGCCAAAGCGAAGATAGGAAGCCGCGCCGAGGGGAGAGTGATCAACCAGATCGCAAAAGAACTTCTGAACGCCTGA